One window of Roseisolibacter agri genomic DNA carries:
- a CDS encoding iron-containing redox enzyme family protein codes for MSSTTSDPSVSQAPSAPRSGIERRRALADRAAPDPAAHVELPRLLLSDPGRTARAAHAGHGLAERTLADVVAPFSSQVAGLLFGPPLDEVLADQPSLEEAIIARARRLAARAYPADVVSDRATDAYVDHAARHELHRALLACYQTHVRLPHHGTATNQLHPLTCRLMAVLEGAWERDLLARARRTASRLGTALDETLPEDPAAFVEWYKRAAFTHPLYEHPLYAFLAGEADREQLERFLRLEAAGEAAFDDLVALGQVGTRGEVKIEMGRNYWDELGNGKSHAVHTHLFHRLTEGLGITAPEAHELPWPVLAGANVMLWSCIPRRNAFRAQGALGAVELLAPQRCTRLVTGALRVGIPKKTMSYYAAHAIIDVGHAEGWLDHVVGPQVAAVPASRIGIAEGLIARADASLDYFDYAMGALRA; via the coding sequence ATGTCGTCCACCACATCCGATCCGTCCGTCTCACAGGCCCCATCCGCACCCCGCTCCGGCATCGAGCGCCGACGCGCGCTCGCGGACCGTGCGGCCCCCGATCCCGCCGCGCACGTCGAGCTGCCGCGGCTCCTGCTCTCGGACCCCGGGCGCACGGCCCGTGCCGCACACGCCGGGCACGGACTCGCCGAGCGCACGCTGGCGGACGTCGTCGCGCCGTTCTCGTCGCAGGTGGCCGGGCTCCTCTTCGGACCGCCGCTCGACGAGGTGCTCGCCGACCAGCCGTCGTTGGAGGAGGCGATCATCGCCCGCGCGCGGCGGCTGGCGGCGCGCGCGTATCCCGCCGACGTGGTGAGCGACCGCGCGACCGACGCGTATGTCGACCACGCCGCGCGCCACGAGCTGCACCGGGCGCTGCTCGCCTGCTACCAGACGCACGTGCGGCTGCCGCACCACGGCACCGCCACGAACCAGCTCCATCCGCTCACCTGCCGGCTGATGGCGGTGCTGGAGGGCGCGTGGGAGCGCGACCTGCTCGCGCGCGCGCGGCGCACCGCCTCGCGCCTGGGCACCGCGCTCGACGAGACGCTGCCCGAGGATCCGGCGGCCTTCGTGGAGTGGTACAAGCGCGCGGCGTTCACGCACCCGCTCTACGAGCATCCGCTGTACGCGTTCCTCGCGGGCGAGGCCGACCGCGAGCAGCTCGAGCGCTTCCTCCGCCTCGAAGCCGCGGGCGAGGCCGCCTTCGACGATCTCGTCGCGCTCGGCCAGGTCGGCACGCGCGGCGAGGTGAAGATCGAGATGGGGCGCAACTACTGGGACGAGCTGGGGAACGGGAAGAGCCACGCGGTGCACACGCACCTCTTCCATCGCCTCACGGAAGGACTCGGGATCACCGCGCCCGAGGCGCACGAGCTGCCGTGGCCCGTGCTCGCGGGCGCGAACGTGATGCTCTGGAGCTGCATCCCGCGCCGCAACGCGTTCCGCGCCCAGGGGGCGCTGGGCGCCGTCGAGCTGCTCGCGCCGCAGCGCTGCACGCGGCTGGTGACCGGCGCGCTGCGCGTCGGCATCCCGAAGAAGACGATGAGCTACTACGCCGCGCACGCGATCATCGACGTCGGCCACGCGGAGGGGTGGCTCGACCACGTCGTGGGGCCGCAGGTGGCCGCGGTGCCCGCGTCGCGCATCGGGATCGCGGAGGGGCTGATCGCGCGCGCGGACGCGAGCCTCGACTACTTCGACTACGCGATGGGGGCGCTGCGCGCCTAG
- a CDS encoding glycosyltransferase family 4 protein, whose product MTRPTALRVALVSDWASPRRGGIELHLADLAARLRAAGHVADVVTTTPGPDEEGVVRLRVPRLPGAGVACTPALPHALRATLGGGRYDVVHAHASVVSPAAYAGASVARRLDVPCVMTFHSLLHATARVLAAADAVSGWARAPLVLTGVSNRVADQLRAALPRARVAVLPNATDVVWWGARPDGVPPRRDGELRVVTAMRLTRKKRTGDLARIAAALDGAPNVRLVVAGDGPDRAALARAGHARLTLLGWQPREALRALYADADLFVLPAAHESFGIAALEARAAGLPIVGRARSGLADFVRDGVDGVLAPDADALVHAVRALVHDAPRRAALTHAARTAPPLAFDWARVLARHVALYEALIDGREPDTGPWAAARSDSSSQRSTT is encoded by the coding sequence CTGACCCGCCCGACCGCGCTGCGCGTCGCGCTCGTCTCCGACTGGGCGTCGCCGCGGCGCGGCGGCATCGAGCTGCACCTGGCGGACCTCGCGGCGCGGCTGCGCGCGGCGGGGCACGTCGCCGACGTCGTGACGACGACGCCGGGACCCGACGAGGAGGGCGTGGTGCGCCTGCGCGTGCCGCGCCTGCCAGGGGCCGGCGTCGCCTGCACGCCCGCGCTGCCGCACGCGCTGCGCGCGACGCTCGGCGGCGGACGCTACGACGTGGTGCACGCGCACGCGAGCGTCGTCTCGCCGGCGGCATATGCCGGTGCGTCGGTGGCGCGGCGGCTGGACGTGCCGTGCGTGATGACCTTCCACTCGCTCTTGCACGCCACCGCCCGCGTGCTGGCGGCCGCCGACGCGGTGAGCGGCTGGGCGCGCGCGCCGCTCGTGCTGACGGGCGTGAGCAACCGCGTGGCGGACCAGCTGCGCGCCGCGCTGCCGCGCGCGCGCGTGGCCGTGCTGCCCAACGCCACCGACGTCGTGTGGTGGGGCGCGCGGCCCGACGGCGTTCCACCGCGACGCGATGGCGAGCTGCGCGTGGTGACCGCGATGCGGCTCACGCGGAAGAAGCGCACCGGTGACCTCGCGCGGATCGCCGCCGCGCTGGACGGCGCGCCGAACGTGCGTCTCGTCGTCGCCGGCGACGGGCCCGATCGCGCCGCGCTGGCGCGCGCCGGCCACGCGCGCCTCACCCTCCTCGGCTGGCAGCCGCGCGAGGCGCTGCGGGCGCTGTACGCGGACGCCGACCTGTTCGTGCTGCCGGCCGCGCACGAGTCGTTCGGCATCGCGGCGCTGGAGGCGCGCGCGGCGGGGCTGCCGATCGTCGGGCGCGCGCGGTCGGGGCTCGCGGACTTCGTGCGCGACGGCGTGGACGGCGTGCTGGCGCCCGACGCGGACGCGCTGGTGCACGCGGTGCGCGCGCTGGTGCACGACGCGCCCCGGCGCGCGGCGCTGACGCACGCGGCGCGCACCGCGCCACCGCTGGCGTTCGACTGGGCGCGCGTGCTGGCGCGCCACGTCGCGCTCTACGAGGCGCTGATCGACGGCAGGGAGCCCGACACCGGCCCGTGGGCCGCGGCGCGCAGCGACAGCTCGTCCCAGCGGTCGACGACGTAG
- a CDS encoding aminotransferase class I/II-fold pyridoxal phosphate-dependent enzyme: protein MSDTPRVFAKVTSDNRARMAQSIGLYPYFAPIQESTTSEARIGDRWKVMLGSNNYLGLTHHPKVLEACTQALHRYGSGATGSRLLNGTLDLHETLEARLAAFYRKPAALVFTTGYQTSLGAIAALMGRDDILYLDKLDHACIVDAAQLALGDTVRYPHGDLAQLARQLEKAPEGAGKLIATDGVFSMEGSIADLPGLTKLAKQHGAALLVDDAHALGVLGEDGAGTARHFGLDDEVDLIMATFSKSLASVGGVLVGPEDVLHWVRHHARALIFTAAMPPASVAGTLAALDVLQAEPERRTRLWANTRRMAEQLRAIGLDPGPAQTPILPVTVGDVFETARVWRALFDDDVFVHLVIPPAVPANSCRIRLSMTAEHTDAQIDRVVEAFARAVRTHAPRALAGAGS from the coding sequence ATGAGCGACACGCCGCGGGTCTTCGCCAAGGTCACGTCCGACAACCGCGCGCGCATGGCGCAGTCGATCGGGCTCTACCCGTACTTCGCGCCCATCCAGGAGTCGACGACCTCCGAGGCGCGCATCGGCGACCGCTGGAAGGTCATGCTCGGCTCCAACAACTACCTGGGGCTGACGCACCATCCGAAGGTGCTGGAGGCGTGCACGCAGGCGCTGCACCGCTACGGCAGCGGCGCCACCGGCAGCCGCCTGCTGAACGGGACGCTCGACCTGCACGAGACGCTGGAGGCGCGGCTGGCGGCGTTCTACCGCAAGCCGGCGGCGCTGGTGTTCACCACCGGCTACCAGACGAGCCTCGGCGCGATCGCGGCGCTGATGGGGCGCGACGACATCCTGTATCTCGACAAGCTCGATCACGCCTGCATCGTGGACGCCGCGCAGCTCGCCCTCGGCGACACGGTGCGGTACCCGCACGGCGACCTCGCGCAGCTCGCGCGGCAGCTGGAGAAGGCACCCGAGGGCGCGGGGAAGCTGATCGCCACCGACGGCGTGTTCTCGATGGAAGGCTCGATCGCCGACCTGCCGGGGCTCACGAAGCTCGCGAAGCAGCACGGCGCCGCGCTGCTGGTGGACGACGCGCACGCGCTGGGCGTGCTGGGGGAGGACGGCGCGGGCACCGCGCGCCACTTCGGGCTCGACGACGAGGTGGACCTCATCATGGCGACGTTCTCGAAGTCGCTGGCGTCGGTGGGCGGCGTGCTGGTGGGGCCGGAGGACGTGCTGCACTGGGTGCGGCACCACGCGCGCGCGCTGATCTTCACCGCCGCGATGCCGCCGGCCAGCGTCGCCGGCACGCTGGCCGCGCTGGACGTGCTGCAGGCGGAGCCGGAGCGCCGCACGCGCCTGTGGGCGAACACGCGCCGCATGGCCGAGCAGCTGCGCGCGATCGGGCTGGACCCGGGGCCGGCGCAGACGCCGATCCTGCCGGTGACCGTGGGCGACGTGTTCGAGACGGCGCGCGTGTGGCGCGCGCTGTTCGACGACGACGTGTTCGTGCACCTCGTGATCCCGCCCGCCGTGCCGGCCAACAGCTGCCGCATCCGGCTGTCGATGACGGCGGAGCACACCGACGCGCAGATCGACCGCGTGGTGGAGGCGTTCGCGCGCGCGGTGCGCACGCACGCGCCGCGCGCGCTGGCGGGCGCGGGCTCCTGA
- a CDS encoding phosphatase PAP2 family protein has protein sequence MPSAPLAPFRPAATLLAAYLVATLPLAVRGGAGAGLLAGLAALLAAAAWTLRRASPQRGATRALAAWLPLLAVPACYAALPLVAAGLGRTALHDARVIAWETALFGTSPTLALSARWPVPALSELLHAGYLSYYAVIYVPPAWLWWRGRRDAFAVATWTVWLAFVVCYAVFATLPVQGPWYQWPAPATVPDGPARALVQALLHAGSSRGTAFPSSHVAVSVAQTLALARVAPRMAVATGAATLLLAAGAVYGGFHYAVDVVAGAALGAAIGALGPQVHARLTRAT, from the coding sequence ATGCCCTCCGCACCGCTCGCGCCCTTCCGCCCCGCCGCCACGCTGCTCGCGGCCTACCTCGTCGCGACCCTGCCGCTCGCGGTGCGCGGCGGCGCCGGTGCGGGGCTGCTGGCCGGACTCGCGGCGCTGCTGGCCGCCGCGGCGTGGACCCTCCGGCGCGCCTCCCCCCAGCGCGGCGCGACGCGCGCGCTCGCGGCCTGGCTCCCGCTGCTCGCGGTGCCCGCGTGCTACGCCGCGCTGCCCCTCGTCGCGGCGGGCCTCGGCCGCACCGCGCTGCACGACGCGCGCGTGATCGCGTGGGAGACGGCGCTCTTCGGCACCAGCCCCACGCTCGCGCTCAGCGCGCGCTGGCCCGTGCCCGCGCTGAGCGAGCTGCTGCACGCGGGCTACCTGAGCTACTACGCCGTCATCTACGTGCCGCCGGCGTGGCTCTGGTGGCGTGGAAGACGCGACGCGTTCGCGGTCGCGACGTGGACGGTGTGGCTCGCCTTCGTGGTCTGCTACGCGGTGTTCGCGACGCTGCCGGTGCAGGGGCCGTGGTACCAGTGGCCCGCGCCCGCCACCGTCCCCGACGGCCCCGCGCGCGCGCTCGTGCAGGCGCTGCTGCACGCCGGCTCGTCGCGCGGGACCGCGTTCCCGTCGTCGCACGTCGCCGTGTCGGTCGCGCAGACGCTCGCGCTGGCGCGGGTCGCGCCGCGGATGGCCGTCGCCACCGGCGCGGCCACGCTGCTGCTGGCCGCGGGCGCGGTGTACGGCGGCTTCCACTACGCCGTGGACGTCGTCGCCGGCGCGGCCCTCGGCGCGGCGATCGGCGCGCTGGGGCCGCAGGTGCACGCGCGGCTGACGCGCGCGACCTGA
- a CDS encoding hybrid sensor histidine kinase/response regulator, producing the protein MAPPTRAARPPFVLDPVSPSRPPASGASSPLPPEMVARVFERVSDAVVCVDRDWRFTYLNARAGVLVGREPRTLLGHVAWDELPELVGHPLHTAALRAMERAEAATVQATLPGTTRAFELRLEPFGDGLAVIGTELPGTAPSDARLVEQSRYLRAVLDTAPDCVKVLARDGALLDINASGLAMLDAPSLAAVRGRDVLPLVAEADRAPFRAMLDATFAGEVRGLEFDVVTFTGRRRRFETDGAPLRDALGAVVGALFVTRDVTERRAVEERLRESETRFRMLAEAAPLGVFMNDALGNTLYVNEQCAEIMGRSRETLLNERWADLVNPMDVAEMNRQRLAFRNGDAERSVFELRVRRPDGSSRTLTSHAVRLRAADGTTTGFVGMVEDTTERLALEAQLRQAQKMEAVGQLAGGIAHDFNNLLTVITGHLDFARQDLAPLVPPGHSVREDLAEIAQAAERARALVRQLLAFSRKQVVAPQEVDVSQVVRGAEQLLRRVLGDEIVLGTTLAAESAVVRADAVQLEQVLVNLALNARDAMLTPMHGHPGTGGTLTIETDVQAMDAGEARRMFDTGEWALPSGPYVRLTVRDSGHGMDDATRARLFEPFFTTKPIGAGTGLGLATVYGIVQQSGGEIRVDSAPGAGTTFTILLPRVVQPTGEPATGAASARPTAGRGTVLLVEDETAVRATTRRVLERQGYTVLEARHGADALMLWQAHHAEVLAVVTDLRMPEMGGRELVALLRRSRERLPVVYVSGYSDEAAQAAARPYERFIEKPFASEALLSALDAAVGAAART; encoded by the coding sequence GTGGCGCCTCCAACCCGCGCCGCCCGCCCGCCGTTCGTGCTGGATCCCGTCTCCCCGTCCCGCCCTCCCGCCAGCGGCGCGAGCTCGCCCCTGCCACCCGAGATGGTGGCGCGCGTGTTCGAGCGCGTGTCGGACGCCGTCGTGTGCGTCGACCGCGACTGGCGCTTCACGTACCTGAACGCGCGCGCCGGCGTCCTCGTCGGCCGCGAGCCGCGCACGCTGCTCGGCCACGTGGCGTGGGACGAGCTCCCCGAGCTCGTCGGTCATCCGCTCCACACCGCCGCCTTGCGGGCGATGGAGCGCGCCGAGGCGGCGACCGTGCAGGCGACGCTGCCGGGCACCACGCGCGCGTTCGAGCTCCGGCTGGAGCCGTTCGGCGACGGGCTGGCGGTCATCGGCACGGAGCTGCCCGGCACGGCGCCGAGCGACGCGCGCCTCGTGGAGCAGTCGCGCTACCTGCGCGCGGTGCTCGACACCGCGCCCGACTGCGTGAAGGTGCTGGCGCGCGACGGCGCGCTGCTGGACATCAACGCGTCCGGCCTCGCGATGCTCGACGCCCCATCGCTGGCGGCGGTGCGCGGGCGCGACGTGCTGCCGCTGGTGGCGGAGGCCGACCGCGCGCCGTTCCGCGCGATGCTGGACGCGACGTTCGCGGGCGAGGTCCGCGGGCTGGAGTTCGACGTGGTGACGTTCACCGGACGGCGCCGGCGCTTCGAGACCGACGGCGCGCCGCTGCGCGACGCGCTGGGCGCCGTGGTGGGCGCGCTGTTCGTCACGCGCGACGTCACCGAGCGCCGCGCGGTGGAGGAGCGGCTGCGCGAGAGCGAGACGCGCTTCCGCATGCTGGCCGAGGCGGCGCCGCTGGGCGTGTTCATGAACGACGCGCTCGGCAACACGCTCTACGTCAACGAGCAGTGCGCCGAGATCATGGGCCGGTCGCGCGAGACGCTGCTCAACGAGCGCTGGGCCGACCTCGTGAACCCCATGGACGTCGCGGAGATGAACCGGCAGCGGCTGGCGTTCCGCAACGGCGACGCCGAGCGCTCCGTGTTCGAGCTGCGCGTGCGGCGGCCGGACGGCTCGTCGCGCACGCTGACCTCGCACGCGGTGCGGCTGCGCGCGGCCGACGGGACGACCACGGGCTTCGTCGGCATGGTCGAGGACACGACCGAGCGGCTCGCCCTCGAGGCGCAGCTGCGCCAGGCGCAGAAGATGGAGGCGGTCGGGCAGCTCGCCGGCGGGATCGCGCACGACTTCAACAACCTGCTGACGGTCATCACGGGGCACCTCGACTTCGCGCGGCAGGACCTCGCGCCGCTGGTGCCGCCGGGGCATTCCGTGCGCGAGGACCTGGCGGAGATCGCGCAGGCCGCCGAGCGCGCGCGGGCGCTGGTGCGGCAGCTGCTGGCGTTCAGCCGCAAGCAGGTCGTCGCGCCGCAGGAGGTGGACGTGTCGCAGGTCGTGCGCGGCGCCGAGCAGCTGCTCCGCCGCGTGCTGGGCGACGAGATCGTCCTCGGCACCACGCTGGCCGCGGAGTCCGCCGTCGTGCGCGCCGACGCGGTGCAGCTGGAGCAGGTGCTCGTGAACCTGGCGCTGAACGCGCGCGACGCGATGCTCACGCCCATGCACGGGCATCCGGGCACCGGCGGCACGCTGACGATCGAGACCGACGTCCAGGCGATGGACGCGGGCGAGGCGCGGCGCATGTTCGACACGGGCGAGTGGGCGCTGCCGAGCGGCCCGTACGTGCGCCTGACCGTGCGCGACAGCGGGCACGGGATGGACGACGCGACGCGCGCGCGACTGTTCGAGCCCTTCTTCACGACGAAGCCGATCGGCGCGGGGACGGGGCTGGGGCTGGCCACCGTCTACGGCATCGTGCAGCAGAGCGGGGGCGAGATCCGCGTGGACAGCGCGCCCGGCGCCGGCACGACCTTCACGATCCTGCTGCCGCGGGTCGTCCAGCCGACGGGCGAGCCCGCGACCGGCGCGGCGAGCGCGCGCCCGACGGCCGGGCGCGGCACCGTGCTGCTGGTGGAGGACGAGACCGCGGTGCGCGCGACGACGCGCCGCGTGCTGGAGCGCCAGGGCTACACGGTGCTCGAGGCGCGGCACGGCGCGGACGCGCTCATGCTGTGGCAGGCGCACCACGCCGAGGTGCTGGCCGTGGTCACCGACCTGCGCATGCCCGAGATGGGCGGGCGCGAGCTGGTCGCGCTGCTGCGCCGCAGCCGCGAGCGGCTGCCGGTCGTGTACGTGTCGGGCTACAGCGACGAGGCGGCGCAGGCGGCCGCGCGGCCGTACGAGCGGTTCATCGAGAAGCCGTTCGCGAGCGAGGCGCTGCTGTCGGCGCTGGACGCGGCGGTGGGCGCGGCGGCCAGGACCTGA
- a CDS encoding NAD-dependent epimerase/dehydratase family protein encodes MLALVTGASGFVGSHLVDALLADGWRVRRLARPASPPAADARVETHVAALDDAAAIARSGALADVDVVFHVAGVTRAHSAARFHAGNVAPTVALLDALAAAHGASLPRGVLVSSQAAAGPATARDRPRTEDDPPAPVGAYGASKHAAERAVAAHAAGATWAVVRPCAVYGPRDRDFLAVFRHAARGVALFPGTRDAWLSLVHVHDLARALLRAGTVPAAAGRTYFVAGDEAVSWPAVYEAAARAAGTRVRWARDVPRWALALGGAAGDAWSALSGRDTLAGREKLRLAAPRWWLCSAARARSELGWRADLPLEAGMQATRAWYRAAGWL; translated from the coding sequence GTGCTGGCCCTCGTCACCGGCGCGTCCGGGTTCGTGGGCTCGCACCTGGTGGACGCGCTGCTGGCCGATGGGTGGCGCGTGCGGCGGCTGGCCCGCCCCGCGTCGCCGCCCGCTGCCGACGCGCGTGTGGAGACGCACGTCGCAGCGCTCGACGACGCGGCGGCGATCGCGCGATCGGGCGCGCTGGCCGACGTCGACGTCGTCTTCCACGTCGCGGGCGTCACACGCGCGCACTCGGCCGCACGCTTCCACGCCGGCAACGTCGCCCCCACCGTCGCGCTGCTCGACGCGCTGGCCGCCGCGCACGGCGCATCGCTGCCGCGCGGGGTGCTCGTGTCGTCGCAGGCCGCGGCCGGACCGGCGACCGCGCGCGACCGCCCGCGCACCGAGGACGATCCGCCGGCGCCCGTCGGCGCGTACGGCGCGAGCAAGCATGCGGCCGAGCGTGCGGTGGCGGCACACGCGGCGGGCGCGACGTGGGCCGTCGTGCGGCCGTGCGCGGTGTACGGCCCGCGCGACCGCGACTTCCTCGCCGTCTTCCGGCACGCGGCGCGTGGCGTCGCGCTCTTTCCCGGCACGCGCGACGCCTGGCTCTCGCTGGTGCACGTGCACGACCTCGCGCGGGCGCTGCTGCGCGCCGGCACCGTGCCCGCGGCCGCGGGGCGCACGTACTTCGTCGCGGGCGACGAGGCGGTGTCGTGGCCCGCCGTGTACGAGGCCGCGGCGCGCGCGGCGGGCACGCGCGTGCGCTGGGCGCGCGACGTTCCGCGGTGGGCGCTGGCGCTGGGTGGCGCGGCCGGCGACGCGTGGTCGGCGCTCTCCGGGCGCGACACGCTGGCGGGCCGCGAGAAGCTGCGCCTGGCCGCGCCGCGCTGGTGGCTGTGCAGCGCCGCGCGCGCGCGATCGGAGCTGGGCTGGCGCGCCGACCTGCCGCTCGAGGCGGGGATGCAGGCGACGCGCGCGTGGTATCGGGCCGCGGGGTGGTTATGA
- a CDS encoding GNAT family N-acetyltransferase has protein sequence MSIVIGPAADTDAPAIAALNNIYAPDGLTLPRTPAFVASHIDSYRVARDAAGKVVGCVALDEYAPSLAELVSLAVAPEAQGQGLGKRLIAEAERVARQRGYTELFAVSLADTLFLGMGFAQSSIAEYPEKQARYAAISRSELSIGKKFLFVKPLDTPPRRERRRRGRQA, from the coding sequence ATGTCGATCGTCATCGGTCCTGCCGCCGACACCGACGCGCCCGCGATCGCGGCGCTGAACAACATCTACGCGCCCGACGGGCTCACGCTGCCGCGCACGCCCGCGTTCGTGGCGTCGCACATCGACAGCTACCGCGTGGCGCGCGACGCGGCCGGCAAGGTGGTGGGCTGCGTCGCGCTCGACGAGTACGCGCCGTCGCTCGCGGAGCTGGTGTCGCTCGCCGTCGCGCCCGAGGCGCAGGGCCAGGGGCTCGGCAAGCGCCTGATCGCGGAGGCCGAGCGCGTCGCGCGGCAGCGCGGCTACACGGAGCTGTTCGCGGTCTCGCTGGCCGACACGCTCTTCCTCGGGATGGGCTTCGCGCAGTCGAGCATCGCGGAGTATCCGGAGAAGCAGGCGCGCTACGCCGCGATCTCGCGCTCGGAGCTGTCGATCGGGAAGAAGTTCCTGTTCGTGAAGCCGCTCGACACGCCGCCGCGGCGCGAGCGCCGGCGCCGCGGGCGGCAGGCGTAG
- a CDS encoding M28 family peptidase has protein sequence MPLPPRVLPAALGALLLPLVAGAQAAPAAPARAGAAPAAPASATPTDPVLSRIREEGLQRSKVLETATILSDVFGPRLAGSPGYRAAAEWTRATLASYGLANARLEAWGTRGGLSWTVERHSVELEAPYYARLVAYPYAWSPSTPGTVRGTPVYVAALRTEEDVAKVADQVRGKIVLVGPVPADPGRFKPLAHRWSDAQLDSLARITDPGSPKDYWEDAGGYADNVRKRLRLLTALGRAGAVAMLTPSRNAVSTMVSGYQAYDSDASGAPPALSVARDDYARVLNLVQKAQGAGQAAPVLAVEVRARAEAPRTRADSQGVNVIAELPGSDPSLAAEVVMVGGHFDSWTAGTGATDNAAGSAVAMEALRILQAVDAKPRRTIRIALWDGEEHEDYYGSLGWVRAHLGDPETMRLKPEHARVSSYFNFDNGTGRIRGIWLQGNAAARDVFRPMLAPFTDLGVGTLTLANTGSTDHMPFVGVGVPAFTFLQDPIDYETRTHHTGADVAANLLEEDLKQAATVTAAVLLQTANLPARVPRGPLPAARPMPVTK, from the coding sequence ATGCCGCTTCCCCCCCGCGTCCTGCCCGCCGCCCTCGGCGCCCTGCTGCTGCCGCTGGTCGCCGGCGCGCAGGCCGCCCCGGCCGCGCCCGCCCGCGCCGGCGCCGCGCCTGCCGCCCCCGCGTCCGCCACGCCGACCGATCCCGTCCTCTCGCGCATCCGCGAGGAGGGGCTGCAGCGCTCGAAGGTGCTGGAGACGGCCACGATCCTCTCCGACGTCTTCGGCCCGCGGCTCGCGGGATCGCCCGGCTACCGCGCGGCGGCCGAGTGGACTCGGGCGACGCTGGCGAGCTACGGGCTGGCGAACGCGCGGCTGGAGGCGTGGGGCACGCGCGGCGGGCTGTCGTGGACCGTCGAGCGCCACTCGGTGGAGCTGGAGGCGCCGTACTACGCGCGCCTCGTCGCCTATCCGTACGCGTGGAGCCCGTCGACGCCGGGGACGGTGCGCGGGACGCCGGTGTACGTCGCGGCGCTGCGCACCGAGGAGGACGTCGCCAAGGTCGCCGACCAGGTGCGTGGGAAGATCGTGCTCGTCGGGCCGGTGCCGGCGGATCCGGGCCGCTTCAAGCCGCTCGCGCACCGGTGGAGCGACGCGCAGCTCGACTCGCTGGCGCGCATCACCGATCCCGGCTCGCCGAAGGACTACTGGGAGGACGCGGGCGGCTACGCCGACAACGTCCGCAAGCGCCTGCGCCTGCTGACCGCGCTCGGCCGCGCGGGCGCGGTGGCGATGCTGACGCCGAGCCGCAACGCGGTGTCGACGATGGTGTCGGGCTACCAGGCGTACGACAGCGACGCCAGCGGCGCGCCGCCCGCGCTGTCGGTCGCGCGCGACGACTACGCGCGCGTGCTCAACCTCGTGCAGAAGGCGCAGGGCGCGGGGCAGGCCGCACCGGTGCTCGCCGTTGAGGTGAGGGCGCGCGCGGAGGCGCCGCGCACGCGCGCCGACTCGCAGGGCGTGAACGTGATCGCCGAGCTGCCGGGGAGCGATCCGTCGCTGGCGGCGGAGGTGGTGATGGTGGGCGGCCACTTCGACTCGTGGACCGCGGGCACCGGCGCGACCGACAACGCCGCCGGCAGCGCGGTCGCGATGGAGGCGCTGCGCATCCTGCAGGCGGTGGACGCGAAGCCGCGCCGCACCATCCGCATCGCGCTCTGGGACGGCGAGGAGCACGAGGACTACTACGGCTCCCTCGGCTGGGTGCGTGCGCACCTGGGCGATCCCGAGACGATGCGCCTCAAGCCCGAGCACGCGCGCGTGTCGTCGTACTTCAACTTCGACAACGGTACGGGACGCATTCGCGGGATCTGGCTGCAGGGCAACGCGGCGGCGCGCGACGTGTTCCGCCCGATGCTCGCGCCGTTCACGGACCTGGGCGTGGGGACGCTGACGCTGGCGAACACGGGAAGCACCGACCACATGCCGTTCGTGGGCGTGGGCGTGCCGGCGTTCACCTTCCTGCAGGACCCCATCGACTACGAGACGCGCACGCACCACACGGGCGCCGACGTGGCCGCGAACCTGCTGGAGGAGGACCTGAAGCAGGCGGCGACGGTGACCGCCGCGGTGCTGCTGCAGACCGCCAACCTGCCGGCGCGCGTGCCGCGCGGCCCGCTGCCGGCGGCGCGTCCCATGCCCGTCACGAAATGA
- a CDS encoding creatininase family protein, translated as MTRPYILAESTWRTVADTSYEVAVLPWGATEPHNYHLPYATDNIQCDAVAAESARRAWEAGARVVVLPTVPFGVQTTQLDLKLCLNVHPSTQAAILRDLVSALEGQGVRKLVILNGHGGNDFKTMIRELVPRTSVFVCAVNWWQVVDARPYFDEPGDHAGELETSVMQHVAPALVRPLDEAGPGRERRPKVAGLRERWAWAPRPWTTVTADTGIGDPRAATPERGARFLDVVSERIGGFLVELAAADVGDLYE; from the coding sequence ATGACCCGTCCCTACATCCTCGCCGAGTCGACGTGGCGCACCGTCGCCGACACGTCGTACGAGGTCGCCGTCCTGCCGTGGGGCGCGACCGAGCCGCACAACTACCACCTGCCGTACGCGACCGACAACATCCAGTGCGACGCGGTGGCCGCGGAGTCGGCGCGGCGCGCGTGGGAGGCGGGGGCGCGCGTGGTCGTGCTGCCGACGGTGCCGTTCGGCGTGCAGACGACGCAGCTCGACCTGAAGCTGTGCCTCAACGTGCATCCGTCGACGCAGGCCGCGATCCTGCGCGACCTCGTGTCGGCGCTCGAGGGGCAGGGCGTGCGCAAGCTCGTGATCCTGAACGGGCACGGCGGCAACGACTTCAAGACGATGATCCGCGAGCTGGTGCCGCGGACGTCGGTGTTCGTGTGCGCGGTGAACTGGTGGCAGGTGGTGGACGCGCGCCCCTACTTCGACGAGCCGGGCGACCACGCGGGCGAGCTGGAGACGAGCGTGATGCAGCACGTCGCGCCGGCGCTCGTGCGCCCGCTGGACGAGGCGGGCCCGGGCCGCGAGCGGCGGCCGAAGGTGGCGGGGCTGCGCGAGCGCTGGGCGTGGGCGCCGCGCCCGTGGACGACGGTCACCGCGGACACCGGGATCGGCGATCCGCGCGCGGCGACGCCGGAGCGCGGCGCGCGCTTCCTCGACGTCGTGTCGGAGCGGATCGGCGGGTTCCTGGTGGAGCTGGCGGCGGCGGACGTCGGAGATCTGTACGAATGA